In Candidatus Desulforudis audaxviator MP104C, a genomic segment contains:
- a CDS encoding cation:proton antiporter translates to MPESWPFLLVGGITLFLFFILGFASRKLKLPSVLGFILLGIALAGWLGKSGEALHYIAEIGIVLLFFILGLEFPLQRMRDISIRIWPAGLLDVVLNLGVGLLIALLFGLNLVTAILIGAVVYASSSSITLKMLEEKKRLASPEAEFILALLIFEDLVAPVLVSFLAGVYTGAEISFPSLGFLLVKILAITGGAILIALYGFRKLSVFVERYLEADFMPLFTIGIAFAYAGLAMWLGLSEVLGAFLAGVMLSETGRSKELEHLVMPVRNITLPFFFFWFGTTISLAEGIPMAGLLAVLAVWSLIAKVLVGFYGGKIYGLSPRASVRAGLSLGQRGEFSAIIATLAPPQLRAFCGIYILITAFAGIYMFNKAPKWARWVNDRFFCKPGPEIKAEKAS, encoded by the coding sequence ATGCCCGAAAGTTGGCCCTTTTTGCTGGTCGGGGGCATAACGCTGTTCCTCTTTTTCATCCTTGGTTTCGCTTCCCGGAAGTTGAAGTTGCCCTCGGTCCTGGGGTTCATTCTCCTGGGTATCGCGCTTGCCGGATGGCTGGGCAAGAGCGGTGAAGCACTGCACTACATCGCCGAAATCGGCATCGTGCTGCTGTTCTTTATCCTCGGCCTGGAGTTCCCTCTGCAGCGGATGAGGGACATCTCCATCAGAATATGGCCGGCGGGGCTACTGGACGTTGTTCTGAATCTGGGTGTCGGCCTGTTGATCGCCCTCCTTTTCGGCCTGAACCTGGTCACCGCCATCCTGATCGGGGCGGTGGTCTACGCCAGCAGTTCTTCCATCACCCTCAAAATGCTGGAGGAAAAGAAGCGCCTGGCCAGCCCCGAGGCCGAGTTCATCCTGGCGCTGCTGATCTTTGAAGACCTGGTGGCGCCGGTCCTGGTGTCCTTTCTGGCCGGTGTGTACACGGGGGCGGAGATTTCTTTTCCGAGCCTGGGGTTTTTACTGGTCAAAATTCTGGCCATCACCGGGGGGGCGATTCTGATCGCCCTCTATGGTTTCCGCAAACTCAGCGTGTTCGTGGAGCGGTACCTGGAAGCGGACTTCATGCCCCTATTTACTATCGGTATCGCCTTCGCCTACGCGGGACTGGCGATGTGGCTCGGCCTGTCCGAAGTGCTGGGCGCCTTCCTCGCCGGGGTGATGCTGTCGGAAACGGGGCGGTCCAAGGAACTGGAACACCTGGTCATGCCGGTGCGTAACATCACGCTGCCGTTCTTCTTCTTCTGGTTCGGCACCACCATCTCCCTCGCTGAGGGCATTCCCATGGCGGGCCTTTTAGCCGTGCTGGCCGTCTGGTCCCTGATCGCCAAGGTGCTGGTGGGCTTCTACGGCGGGAAGATTTACGGCCTGAGCCCGCGGGCGTCGGTGCGCGCCGGCCTGTCCCTGGGGCAGAGGGGAGAGTTCTCCGCCATTATCGCTACCCTGGCGCCGCCGCAGTTGCGAGCCTTCTGCGGCATCTACATCCTGATTACCGCCTTCGCCGGGATATACATGTTCAACAAGGCCCCGAAGTGGGCCCGGTGGGTCAACGACCGGTTTTTCTGCAAGCCGGGGCCAGAGATCAAAGCGGAGAAGGCCTCTTAG
- a CDS encoding glycosyltransferase family 4 protein translates to MRVAMLSPIAWRTPPRHYGPWERVVSLLTEGLVARGVDVTLFATADSRTGGRLRAVCNAGYEEDPTVDPKVWECLHIAEVFEAAADFDLIHNHFDFLPLSYSGLVTTPVITTIHGFSSPAIMPVYKKYNRRVHYVSISWADRSPELDYIATVHHGIDVREFTFRDRAGDYLLFFGRIHPDKGTREAVEIARRTGRRLVIAGIIQDREYYEREVEPHLDGARVTYVGSVGPKERDRLLGGAFALLHPINFAEPFGLSVVEALACGTPVVAFNRGSMPELINEGETGFLVSSVEEAAAAVEKVQLIDRARCRREVERRFTADRMVDDYLRVYEQVVQGGLEVWKIGVEQKGCKGVHR, encoded by the coding sequence ATGCGCGTCGCCATGCTGTCACCGATCGCCTGGAGAACGCCGCCGCGTCATTACGGCCCCTGGGAGAGAGTGGTTTCGCTTCTGACCGAGGGGCTGGTGGCCCGGGGCGTCGACGTGACCCTGTTCGCCACGGCCGATTCCCGGACCGGCGGCCGGTTGCGGGCGGTCTGCAATGCAGGTTACGAAGAGGACCCGACGGTTGACCCGAAGGTCTGGGAATGCCTCCACATTGCCGAAGTCTTCGAAGCGGCCGCCGACTTTGACCTGATTCACAACCATTTCGATTTTTTGCCGCTGAGTTACAGCGGCCTGGTAACAACCCCGGTGATCACCACCATCCACGGCTTCTCGTCGCCGGCCATCATGCCCGTATACAAAAAATACAACCGGAGGGTCCATTATGTTTCCATCAGCTGGGCGGACCGGTCCCCGGAGTTAGACTACATCGCCACCGTGCACCATGGGATCGACGTGCGCGAGTTTACTTTCCGGGACCGGGCCGGGGACTACCTCCTGTTTTTTGGGCGGATTCACCCGGACAAGGGCACGCGCGAGGCCGTCGAAATCGCGCGGCGGACAGGACGGCGCCTCGTGATCGCCGGGATCATCCAGGACCGGGAGTATTACGAGCGGGAAGTGGAACCCCACTTAGACGGCGCGCGCGTGACTTACGTGGGCAGTGTCGGGCCGAAAGAGCGGGACCGGCTCCTGGGCGGGGCGTTTGCCCTGCTGCACCCAATCAACTTCGCCGAACCTTTCGGGCTTTCCGTGGTGGAGGCCCTGGCCTGCGGCACCCCGGTTGTCGCCTTCAACCGGGGCAGTATGCCCGAGTTAATCAACGAGGGAGAGACTGGATTTTTGGTTTCCAGTGTAGAGGAGGCCGCGGCGGCGGTGGAGAAGGTTCAATTAATCGACCGGGCGCGCTGCCGCCGGGAGGTCGAGCGGCGCTTCACTGCGGACCGGATGGTGGACGATTACCTCCGTGTATACGAACAGGTGGTCCAAGGCGGGCTGGAGGTGTGGAAAATCGGCGTGGAACAAAAAGGCTGTAAGGGGGTGCACAGATGA
- a CDS encoding glycoside hydrolase family 130 protein codes for MAQRGALCVVATRRAEIRQADSSRVITKLFIPGNEDRVRRIIDRVLTLSEEQVTVLLEQVIDEFAHRHRRFQAVLMDNYRAVARFIPEGEPLSEARQLLLGAYFTSEYSIQSAGVLNPSIVLHPDQSGLREGEARYLMTYRCVGEGHISSLEFRSCVITRDYEIKARPISPFLETPEVLPCETFNRSLLRARLIQRGAFSKAVEKLVDELPEEFTLGEMEALESRFETERTLPKRIRAEMRDVLQWLQQSCYRVRFPLGTRISGRVIFPVVENECRGIEDARLVRFVDDDGEVTYYATYTGYNGFAIVSKLLETKDFLNFKSVTLTGKAAQNKGMALFPRRINGRYAMLCRRDNECNYIAFSDSLYSWDEDELIRGPVSPWEFIQIGNGGSPIETQAGWLVLTHGVGPMRKYCLGADLLDLDDPSKLIGRATEPILSPNEYEREGYVPNVVYTCGAVVHHDELIIAYAMSDWASGIATVPLDMLLKSLT; via the coding sequence ATGGCGCAGCGAGGCGCACTCTGCGTGGTGGCCACCCGGAGGGCCGAAATCAGGCAGGCCGATTCTTCGCGGGTGATCACCAAGCTCTTCATCCCGGGCAACGAAGACCGGGTACGCCGGATCATAGACCGTGTGCTGACCCTCTCTGAGGAGCAGGTGACCGTTTTACTGGAGCAGGTGATCGACGAGTTCGCCCACCGGCACCGGCGTTTCCAGGCCGTGCTGATGGATAACTACCGGGCCGTCGCCCGGTTCATCCCGGAGGGCGAGCCGCTTTCCGAAGCCCGGCAGTTGCTGCTGGGCGCGTACTTCACCAGCGAGTACTCGATCCAGTCCGCGGGGGTGCTCAACCCGTCCATCGTGCTGCACCCGGACCAGAGCGGCCTGCGGGAGGGCGAGGCCCGCTACCTGATGACCTACCGTTGCGTGGGGGAGGGGCACATCTCCTCACTGGAGTTTAGAAGTTGCGTGATTACCAGAGATTACGAGATCAAGGCCCGCCCGATCAGCCCCTTCCTGGAAACCCCGGAGGTGCTGCCGTGCGAAACCTTCAACAGGAGTCTTCTGCGGGCGCGGCTCATCCAGAGGGGGGCCTTCAGCAAAGCGGTCGAAAAGCTCGTTGACGAATTGCCTGAAGAGTTCACCCTGGGGGAAATGGAGGCGCTGGAGTCTCGGTTCGAAACGGAACGTACCCTGCCGAAACGCATCCGTGCCGAGATGCGCGATGTGCTGCAGTGGCTGCAGCAGTCCTGCTACCGGGTCCGGTTCCCGCTCGGCACCCGCATTTCGGGCCGGGTCATCTTCCCGGTGGTGGAGAACGAATGCCGGGGGATTGAAGACGCGCGCCTGGTGCGCTTCGTCGACGACGACGGCGAAGTGACCTACTACGCCACCTATACCGGTTACAACGGGTTTGCCATTGTCTCGAAGCTTCTGGAAACCAAGGACTTCCTCAATTTCAAGTCGGTCACCCTGACAGGTAAGGCCGCCCAGAACAAGGGGATGGCGCTTTTCCCGCGCCGCATCAACGGCCGGTACGCGATGCTCTGCCGGCGCGACAACGAGTGCAACTACATCGCCTTTTCGGATTCCCTGTACTCCTGGGACGAAGACGAACTCATCCGTGGGCCGGTCAGCCCCTGGGAGTTTATCCAGATCGGCAACGGGGGATCCCCGATCGAGACGCAGGCGGGATGGTTGGTATTAACCCACGGAGTGGGGCCGATGCGCAAATACTGCCTGGGGGCTGATCTTTTGGATCTGGACGACCCCTCCAAGCTGATCGGGCGCGCGACGGAGCCGATTTTGAGCCCGAACGAATATGAACGCGAAGGCTACGTGCCGAATGTGGTCTACACCTGCGGAGCGGTGGTGCACCACGACGAGCTGATCATCGCCTACGCCATGTCCGACTGGGCGTCCGGGATCGCCACGGTGCCGCTGGACATGTTGCTGAAAAGCCTGACATAG